The Streptococcus sp. S5 genome contains a region encoding:
- the arcC gene encoding carbamate kinase produces MSRKIVVALGGNAILSSDPSAQAQQEALVETAKHLVKLIKNGDDLIITHGNGPQVGNLLLQHLAANSEKNPAFPLDSLVAMTEGSIGYWLQNALQNALHEEGIEKDVASVVTQVIVDKNDPAFVNLSKPIGPFYSEEEAKAEAEKSGATFKEDAGRGWRKVVASPKPVDIKEINTIRTLLNDGQVVVAAGGGGIPVVKEADGSLSGVEAVIDKDFASQRLAELVEADLFIVLTGVDYVFVNYNKPDQAKLEHVNVAQLEEYIKQDQFAPGSMLPKVEAAIAFVNGRPEGKAVITSLENLGALIESESGTIIQKD; encoded by the coding sequence ATGTCAAGAAAAATCGTCGTTGCTTTGGGAGGAAATGCTATTCTCTCATCTGATCCTTCTGCTCAAGCTCAACAAGAAGCACTTGTAGAAACAGCAAAACACTTAGTCAAATTAATCAAAAATGGGGATGACTTGATCATCACTCACGGAAATGGTCCTCAAGTAGGGAACCTTTTGCTCCAACACTTGGCAGCAAACTCTGAAAAAAACCCTGCTTTCCCACTTGATTCATTAGTTGCTATGACCGAAGGAAGTATTGGCTACTGGCTTCAAAATGCTCTTCAAAATGCTCTTCATGAAGAAGGAATCGAAAAAGATGTGGCTTCTGTTGTGACACAAGTCATTGTTGATAAGAACGACCCAGCTTTTGTCAACCTCAGCAAACCAATCGGTCCATTCTACTCAGAAGAAGAAGCAAAAGCAGAAGCTGAAAAATCAGGAGCAACTTTCAAAGAAGATGCTGGTCGTGGCTGGCGTAAAGTCGTGGCTTCACCAAAACCAGTGGATATCAAAGAAATCAATACCATCCGTACTTTGTTGAACGACGGTCAAGTCGTTGTGGCAGCCGGTGGTGGTGGTATCCCAGTTGTGAAAGAAGCAGATGGTAGCTTATCTGGTGTTGAAGCGGTTATCGATAAAGACTTTGCATCTCAACGTTTGGCTGAATTAGTAGAAGCAGACCTCTTCATCGTCTTGACTGGTGTCGATTATGTCTTTGTGAACTACAACAAACCAGACCAAGCAAAATTGGAACATGTTAATGTGGCTCAATTGGAAGAATACATCAAACAAGACCAATTTGCACCAGGAAGCATGCTTCCTAAAGTGGAAGCTGCCATTGCCTTCGTCAATGGTCGCCCAGAAGGAAAAGCAGTTATTACATCACTTGAAAACCTTGGAGCTTTGATTGAGTCTGAAAGTGGAACAATCATCCAAAAAGACTAA
- the argF gene encoding ornithine carbamoyltransferase, with the protein MTDSVFQGRSFLAEKDFTRAELEYLIGLSAHLKDLKKRNIEHHYLAGKNIALLFEKTSTRTRAAFTTAAIDLGAHPEYLGANDIQLGKKESTEDTAKVLGRMFDGIEFRGFSQRMVEELAEFSGVPVWNGLTDEWHPTQMLADYLTVQENFGRLEGLTLVYCGDGRNNVANSLLVTGAILGVNVHIFSPKELFPEKEIVELAEGFAKESGAHILITEDADEAVKGADVLYTDVWVSMGEEDKFAERVALLKPYQVNMDLIKKADNEDLIFLHCLPAFHDTNTVYGKDVAEKFGVEEMEVTDEVFRSKYARHFDQAENRMHTIKAVMAATLGNLYIPKV; encoded by the coding sequence ATGACAGATTCAGTATTCCAAGGACGTAGCTTCTTGGCAGAAAAAGACTTTACACGTGCAGAGTTAGAATACCTTATCGGACTTTCAGCTCACTTGAAAGACCTTAAAAAACGCAACATTGAACACCACTATCTTGCTGGTAAAAACATTGCGCTTTTGTTTGAAAAAACTTCAACTCGTACTCGTGCTGCCTTCACAACAGCAGCTATCGACCTTGGTGCTCACCCAGAATACCTAGGTGCAAACGACATCCAACTTGGTAAAAAAGAATCTACAGAAGATACTGCTAAAGTTCTTGGACGTATGTTTGACGGTATTGAATTCCGTGGTTTCAGCCAACGTATGGTTGAAGAATTGGCTGAATTCTCAGGTGTTCCAGTTTGGAATGGTTTGACTGACGAATGGCACCCAACTCAAATGCTTGCAGACTACTTGACAGTTCAAGAAAACTTTGGACGTTTGGAAGGTTTGACACTTGTATACTGTGGTGATGGACGTAACAACGTTGCGAACAGCCTTCTTGTAACAGGTGCTATCCTTGGTGTGAACGTACACATCTTCTCACCAAAAGAACTCTTCCCAGAAAAAGAAATCGTTGAATTGGCAGAAGGATTTGCAAAAGAAAGTGGCGCTCATATCTTGATCACTGAAGATGCTGACGAAGCAGTGAAAGGTGCAGACGTACTTTACACTGACGTTTGGGTATCAATGGGTGAAGAAGACAAATTTGCAGAACGTGTTGCCCTTTTGAAACCTTACCAAGTAAACATGGATTTGATTAAGAAAGCTGATAACGAAGACTTGATCTTCTTGCACTGCTTACCAGCCTTCCACGATACAAATACTGTTTACGGTAAAGATGTTGCTGAAAAATTCGGCGTAGAAGAAATGGAAGTTACTGACGAAGTGTTCCGCAGCAAATATGCTCGTCACTTTGACCAAGCTGAAAACCGTATGCACACCATCAAAGCGGTTATGGCAGCTACTCTTGGTAACTTGTACATTCCAAAAGTTTAA
- the arcA gene encoding arginine deiminase, protein MSTKPIHVFSEIGKLKKVMLHRPGKELENLMPDYLERLLFDDIPFLEDAQKEHDNFAQALRNEGIEVLYLEKLAAESLTTPEIREQFIEEYLDEANIRGRQTKNAIREILRGIEDNQELVEKTMAGFQKAELPEIPEADKGLTDLVESDYPFAIDPMPNLYFTRDPFATIGNAVSLNHMYADTRNRETLYGKYIFKYHPVYGGNVELVYNREEDTRIEGGDELVLSKDVLAVGISQRTDAASIEKLLVNIFKKNVGFKKVLAFEFANNRKFMHLDTVFTMVDYDKFTIHPEIQGNLRVFSVTYENEALKIVEEKGDLAELLAENLGVEKVTLIPCGDGNVVAAAREQWNDGSNTLTIAPGVVVVYDRNTVTNKKLEEYGLRLIKIRGSELVRGRGGPRCMSMPFEREEI, encoded by the coding sequence ATGTCAACTAAACCAATTCATGTTTTCTCAGAAATTGGAAAACTGAAAAAAGTAATGTTGCACCGTCCAGGTAAAGAGTTGGAAAACTTGATGCCTGACTATCTAGAGCGTCTTCTTTTTGATGATATTCCATTCTTGGAAGATGCACAAAAAGAACACGACAATTTTGCTCAAGCGCTTCGTAACGAAGGAATCGAAGTACTTTATCTTGAAAAATTGGCAGCTGAGTCATTGACTACTCCAGAAATTCGCGAACAATTCATCGAAGAATATCTTGATGAAGCAAACATTCGTGGACGCCAAACTAAAAACGCTATTCGCGAAATCCTTCGTGGTATTGAAGACAACCAAGAATTGGTTGAAAAAACAATGGCTGGTTTCCAAAAAGCTGAGCTTCCAGAAATTCCTGAAGCTGACAAAGGCTTGACAGACCTTGTCGAATCTGACTACCCATTTGCGATTGATCCAATGCCAAACTTGTACTTCACACGTGACCCATTTGCTACAATTGGGAATGCAGTATCATTGAACCACATGTATGCTGATACACGTAACCGTGAAACTTTGTATGGTAAATATATCTTCAAATATCACCCAGTATATGGTGGTAATGTAGAATTGGTATACAACCGTGAAGAAGACACTCGTATCGAAGGTGGGGACGAATTGGTCCTTTCTAAAGATGTCTTGGCAGTTGGTATCTCACAACGTACAGATGCTGCATCAATTGAAAAATTGTTGGTAAACATCTTCAAGAAGAACGTTGGCTTCAAGAAAGTATTGGCCTTCGAATTTGCGAACAACCGTAAATTCATGCACTTGGATACAGTATTCACAATGGTGGACTACGATAAATTTACCATCCACCCAGAAATCCAAGGAAACCTTCGCGTCTTCTCTGTAACATATGAAAATGAAGCATTGAAGATTGTTGAAGAAAAAGGTGATTTGGCTGAATTGCTTGCTGAAAACCTTGGTGTTGAAAAAGTTACATTGATCCCTTGTGGTGATGGCAATGTGGTTGCAGCTGCTCGTGAACAATGGAACGACGGATCAAATACTCTTACAATCGCACCTGGTGTGGTAGTTGTATACGATCGTAACACAGTCACAAACAAGAAATTAGAAGAATACGGACTTCGTTTGATTAAGATCCGCGGAAGTGAATTAGTTCGCGGTCGTGGTGGACCTCGTTGTATGTCAATGCCATTCGAACGTGAAGAAATCTAA
- the queA gene encoding tRNA preQ1(34) S-adenosylmethionine ribosyltransferase-isomerase QueA, which produces MNTNDFDFDLPEELIAQTPLLKRDASKLLILDRKTGQFQDRHFDAILDELEPGDALVMNNTRVLPARLHGVKPETGGHVEFLLLKNTQDDCWEVLAKPAKRLKVGATVSFGDGRLTATVEEELEHGGRIVRFHYQGIFLEVLESLGEMPLPPYIHEKLADRERYQTVYAKENGSAAAPTAGLHFTKELLQKIEAKGVHLVYLTLHVGLGTFRPVSVDNLEDHEMHSEFYQLSEEAAATLRQVKAAGKRIVAVGTTSIRTLETIGNKFDGDIQADSGWTNIFIKPGYEWKVVDAFSTNFHLPKSTLVMLVSAFAGRELTLEAYHHAIQERYRFFSFGDAMFIK; this is translated from the coding sequence ATGAATACTAACGACTTTGACTTTGATTTGCCTGAAGAACTGATTGCTCAAACCCCTCTTTTAAAACGAGATGCCTCTAAACTCTTGATCCTCGATCGAAAAACAGGGCAATTCCAAGACCGTCATTTTGATGCAATTTTGGATGAATTGGAGCCAGGAGATGCTCTTGTCATGAACAATACGCGCGTTCTACCAGCCCGCCTTCATGGAGTCAAACCAGAAACAGGTGGTCACGTCGAATTCCTTCTCCTTAAAAATACGCAAGATGACTGTTGGGAAGTCTTGGCAAAACCTGCAAAACGCTTAAAGGTAGGGGCCACAGTCAGCTTCGGAGATGGTCGTTTGACCGCAACCGTTGAGGAAGAATTAGAGCACGGAGGCCGTATCGTTCGCTTCCACTACCAAGGGATCTTTTTAGAAGTTCTAGAAAGCCTTGGTGAAATGCCACTTCCTCCCTATATTCACGAAAAACTTGCTGACCGCGAGCGCTACCAAACCGTTTACGCCAAAGAAAATGGTTCTGCAGCAGCTCCAACGGCAGGTCTTCATTTCACCAAAGAATTGCTCCAAAAGATTGAAGCAAAAGGGGTTCACCTGGTCTATTTGACCCTTCATGTGGGCCTGGGAACCTTCCGTCCAGTATCCGTGGACAATCTTGAAGACCATGAGATGCACTCTGAATTTTACCAACTTTCTGAAGAGGCTGCTGCTACCCTTCGTCAGGTAAAAGCTGCAGGAAAACGCATCGTAGCTGTTGGAACGACTTCTATTCGAACCCTTGAAACAATTGGCAATAAATTTGATGGAGACATCCAAGCCGATTCAGGTTGGACCAATATCTTTATCAAACCAGGTTATGAATGGAAAGTCGTCGACGCCTTTTCAACCAACTTCCACCTTCCAAAATCAACTCTGGTCATGTTGGTTTCTGCCTTTGCTGGCCGCGAATTAACCCTCGAAGCCTACCACCATGCGATTCAAGAACGCTACCGCTTCTTCAGCTTTGGGGATGCTATGTTCATCAAGTAA
- a CDS encoding dipeptidase, whose amino-acid sequence MKNRIKNDVKEQFLNSLQTIISYPSVLNEGENGTPFGQAIQDVLEKTLELARELGFQTYIDPEGYYGYAEIGQGEELLAVLCHLDVVPAGDLQDWQTPPFEATIVGDYLVGRGVQDDKGPSLAALYAVKSLLDDGIQFTKRIRFIFGTDEETLWRCMNRYNQIEEQADLGFAPDSSFPLTYAEKGLLQVKLHGPGWDDIPLQAGQALNVVPDKATYAGHRLEELLPVLDQSGVQYSQTEDSVTVLGVSKHSKDAAEGVNAIVGLAESLSLIQPHPALLFIADAVGEDATGEALFGPISDEPSGDLSFNLATLVIDQEQSEIGIDIRIPVLADKDALVARLQEIAASYQLEYEEFDYLAPLYVPLDSPLVSSLMAVYQEETGDKTPAMSSGGATFARTMENCVAFGALFPGAEQTEHQANERAKIEDLYAAMEIYREAIQRLATT is encoded by the coding sequence ATGAAAAATAGAATAAAGAACGATGTAAAAGAGCAGTTTTTAAACTCGCTTCAAACCATCATTTCTTACCCTTCTGTATTAAATGAAGGGGAAAATGGAACACCGTTTGGACAAGCTATCCAAGATGTCCTAGAAAAAACCTTAGAGCTTGCTCGAGAATTAGGTTTTCAAACATATATAGATCCTGAAGGATACTATGGATATGCAGAGATCGGTCAGGGGGAAGAACTCCTGGCCGTTCTTTGTCACTTGGATGTTGTTCCAGCCGGTGATTTACAAGATTGGCAAACGCCACCTTTTGAAGCGACTATTGTCGGTGATTATCTAGTAGGTCGTGGTGTGCAGGATGATAAGGGACCGTCTCTTGCTGCCCTCTATGCAGTCAAGAGTTTACTGGATGATGGCATCCAGTTTACCAAACGAATCCGCTTTATTTTTGGGACGGATGAAGAAACCTTGTGGCGCTGTATGAACCGCTACAACCAAATCGAAGAGCAAGCAGATCTTGGATTTGCACCGGATTCCTCTTTCCCATTAACCTATGCTGAAAAAGGCTTATTACAAGTGAAATTGCATGGTCCAGGTTGGGATGATATTCCCTTACAGGCTGGTCAGGCCCTCAATGTTGTTCCAGACAAGGCGACCTATGCTGGTCATCGTTTGGAAGAGTTGCTTCCTGTTTTGGATCAAAGTGGGGTTCAGTATAGCCAAACAGAAGATTCTGTAACGGTTTTGGGTGTTTCCAAGCACTCTAAAGATGCAGCTGAAGGAGTGAATGCTATTGTCGGTTTAGCGGAAAGTTTATCCCTCATCCAACCCCATCCAGCTTTGCTATTTATCGCAGATGCAGTTGGTGAGGATGCAACTGGTGAGGCTCTATTTGGCCCTATTTCAGATGAACCAAGTGGCGATCTTTCCTTTAATCTTGCGACCCTTGTGATCGATCAAGAACAATCGGAAATCGGGATTGATATCCGGATCCCCGTCTTAGCAGATAAGGATGCCTTGGTAGCTCGTTTGCAAGAAATTGCAGCTAGCTATCAGTTGGAATATGAAGAGTTTGATTATCTGGCTCCTTTATATGTTCCTTTGGATAGTCCTTTAGTCAGCTCTTTGATGGCCGTCTATCAGGAAGAAACTGGTGATAAGACACCAGCTATGTCTTCTGGTGGTGCGACATTTGCGCGGACCATGGAAAATTGTGTCGCTTTTGGGGCTCTTTTCCCAGGTGCAGAACAGACCGAGCACCAAGCCAATGAACGTGCAAAAATTGAAGATCTCTACGCAGCGATGGAAATCTATCGAGAAGCCATTCAACGCTTAGCTACAACGTAA
- a CDS encoding DUF1958 domain-containing protein: MIKKYLIHICLLLSLLCQPILASADELVDMAQKMYPNDNVQAINRPHSSLIIDGNTGNVLWKDNIDEVRDPASMSKLMTLYLLFEDMANGKISKDTVIKATASDQAIGKIYEISNNNIVAGVDYTIPELITMTVVPSSNVSTLMLANLMSNNDPDAFIERMNAKAKELGMTNTVWNNPSGAAISTLQGYYQVNNYPNDAANQTTARDLGILVYHFINQYPDILNYTNQAQVTVKKGTPYEETFDTYNYSLPGAKYALKGVDGLKTGSSPRGAFNYIATIKRGNQRLIAVIMGVGDWADQDGEYYRHPFGNALIEKAYKDFGYKKLLDAGVQKIDGKTYTLEKPFYATVKKGAKEPTLAVKDGYLTVDNDLYTLSEGIRDDMKVEEGAKPELVKETASGKKTTAKHSKWLSLDHFLILIPILILVIILSIEKQSRERRKKEAQKRYNKE; encoded by the coding sequence ATGATAAAAAAATATTTGATCCATATTTGCCTCCTTCTGAGTCTCTTATGCCAGCCAATTCTAGCGAGTGCGGATGAATTGGTGGATATGGCGCAAAAGATGTATCCAAATGACAATGTCCAAGCCATTAACCGTCCACATTCTTCGCTTATTATTGACGGCAATACCGGAAATGTTCTTTGGAAAGACAATATCGATGAAGTCAGAGATCCTGCCAGCATGAGTAAGCTCATGACGCTCTATCTCTTGTTTGAAGATATGGCAAATGGCAAGATCAGTAAGGATACAGTGATCAAGGCGACCGCTTCAGACCAAGCGATCGGAAAGATCTATGAGATCTCCAACAATAATATTGTTGCTGGGGTAGACTACACAATTCCTGAGTTGATTACCATGACAGTGGTTCCATCCTCAAATGTATCGACCCTCATGTTGGCCAATCTCATGTCCAACAATGATCCAGATGCCTTTATCGAGCGCATGAATGCCAAGGCTAAGGAATTAGGGATGACCAATACGGTCTGGAATAATCCGAGTGGGGCGGCCATCTCCACCTTGCAGGGCTACTATCAGGTCAACAATTATCCAAATGATGCGGCCAACCAGACAACTGCGCGTGATTTAGGGATTCTGGTTTATCATTTTATCAATCAATACCCAGATATTTTAAACTATACCAATCAAGCACAAGTCACGGTCAAAAAAGGGACTCCATATGAGGAAACCTTTGATACCTACAATTATTCATTGCCAGGAGCCAAGTATGCCTTGAAAGGTGTGGATGGTTTGAAAACTGGTTCAAGCCCTCGTGGAGCTTTCAACTATATCGCGACCATCAAACGGGGCAATCAGCGCTTAATTGCTGTCATTATGGGCGTAGGAGATTGGGCAGACCAAGATGGGGAATATTACCGTCACCCGTTTGGCAATGCCTTGATCGAAAAAGCCTATAAAGATTTTGGCTATAAAAAATTGCTAGATGCAGGTGTCCAGAAGATTGACGGCAAGACCTATACACTTGAAAAACCCTTCTATGCAACGGTCAAAAAAGGTGCTAAAGAACCGACCCTTGCGGTAAAAGATGGCTATCTGACAGTAGATAATGATCTCTACACGTTGTCTGAAGGTATCCGAGATGATATGAAGGTAGAAGAAGGGGCCAAGCCAGAGCTTGTCAAAGAAACAGCAAGTGGGAAAAAGACAACGGCTAAGCACAGTAAATGGCTTTCGCTGGATCACTTCCTGATCTTGATTCCAATTCTCATTCTTGTCATCATTCTCTCGATTGAAAAACAAAGTCGTGAGAGACGCAAAAAAGAGGCTCAAAAGCGCTATAATAAAGAGTAA
- a CDS encoding Crp/Fnr family transcriptional regulator, whose protein sequence is MITKEDYQLLRSHPAFSALPVELFDKLAVEIHARDIPKGQILFYAGDRRERIFLLTKGFARIEQFDSSDQFSYMDYIKKGALFPYGGMFQDERYHYTASAVTDLRCFVIPVNLYELYAQESKEQLLFITRKLSSILEFQELRLRNVVTASASERVIQSLAILCKDYESLGNQLPFPISMKEMAKLAATTRETVNQVLKKLIDSHKIQYERKQLTFLDTAYFLKSFEEIN, encoded by the coding sequence ATGATTACAAAGGAAGATTACCAGTTGCTCCGCTCGCATCCAGCCTTTTCTGCGCTACCAGTGGAGCTATTTGATAAATTAGCTGTTGAAATTCATGCCAGGGATATCCCTAAAGGACAAATTTTATTTTATGCAGGAGATAGGCGGGAGCGCATTTTTCTTCTGACAAAAGGCTTTGCTCGTATTGAGCAATTTGATTCGTCTGACCAATTCTCCTATATGGATTATATAAAGAAGGGGGCTTTGTTCCCTTATGGTGGGATGTTCCAGGATGAGCGTTACCACTATACAGCTAGTGCGGTGACGGATTTGCGTTGTTTCGTGATCCCCGTCAATCTTTATGAATTATATGCCCAAGAGAGTAAGGAGCAGCTGCTCTTTATTACGAGAAAGCTCTCTTCCATCCTAGAATTTCAAGAGTTGCGTTTGCGCAATGTCGTGACAGCTAGTGCTAGTGAGCGTGTGATTCAATCCTTAGCCATTCTGTGCAAGGACTATGAAAGCCTTGGAAATCAACTTCCATTTCCGATTAGTATGAAGGAAATGGCCAAATTAGCAGCCACAACCCGAGAAACTGTCAATCAAGTTTTAAAGAAACTCATCGATTCTCATAAGATCCAGTATGAGAGAAAACAACTAACTTTTCTGGATACAGCCTACTTTTTAAAGAGTTTTGAAGAGATCAACTAA
- a CDS encoding arginine repressor, whose amino-acid sequence MNKIESRHRLIRSIISERRIHTQQELQEALEANGVLVTQSTLSRDVKSLNLVKINEGDSSYYAMNTIAPSRWEKRLRMYMEDALVMLRPVQNQVVVKTLPGLAQSFGAILDALELQEIVATICGDDVCLVICEDNQGALDCFEKLKEFTPPFFFSK is encoded by the coding sequence ATGAATAAAATTGAAAGCCGCCATCGCTTGATCCGCTCGATCATTTCTGAGCGTAGGATTCATACCCAACAAGAACTCCAGGAAGCCTTAGAAGCCAATGGTGTTCTCGTTACCCAGTCCACCCTTTCACGGGATGTCAAATCCTTGAATCTAGTAAAAATTAACGAGGGGGATAGTTCCTACTATGCCATGAACACCATCGCTCCTTCCCGTTGGGAAAAGCGCCTGCGGATGTATATGGAAGATGCCTTAGTCATGTTGCGGCCCGTTCAAAACCAGGTCGTTGTAAAAACTCTTCCAGGTCTGGCCCAATCCTTTGGAGCAATCTTAGATGCACTGGAACTCCAAGAAATTGTAGCCACCATCTGTGGAGACGATGTCTGTTTGGTTATCTGCGAAGACAACCAAGGAGCTTTGGATTGTTTTGAAAAATTAAAAGAATTCACCCCACCCTTCTTCTTTAGTAAATAA
- a CDS encoding glucosamine-6-phosphate deaminase — protein MKIIEVKDQIEGGKVAFDILKETLKEGAQTLGLATGSSPLEFYKQIRESDLDLSNLISVNLDEYVGLTGDDPQSYRYFMEKNLFDAKPFKESYLPSGVEESADQEVIRYNKILEDHPVDLQILGIGRNGHIGFNEPGTSFDSQTHLVQLDASTIEANSRFFDKIEDVPTQAISMGIANILAAKSIVLFAYGESKAQAIKGTVEGERTEKVPASALQGHPNVTIIADKEALSLLSR, from the coding sequence ATGAAAATTATTGAAGTAAAGGACCAAATTGAGGGTGGAAAAGTTGCCTTTGATATATTGAAAGAAACTTTAAAGGAAGGTGCTCAAACCTTAGGTCTTGCGACTGGAAGCAGTCCCCTTGAGTTTTATAAACAAATTCGTGAAAGTGATTTGGATCTGTCTAATCTAATCAGTGTGAACTTAGATGAATACGTAGGGTTGACGGGAGATGATCCTCAATCTTATCGGTATTTCATGGAGAAAAACCTCTTTGATGCCAAACCATTCAAAGAAAGTTATCTCCCATCAGGTGTAGAAGAATCTGCCGATCAAGAAGTGATCCGTTATAACAAAATACTCGAAGACCATCCAGTGGATCTTCAAATCTTGGGAATCGGACGCAATGGGCATATCGGTTTTAATGAGCCAGGGACATCCTTTGATAGTCAGACCCACTTAGTTCAGTTGGATGCCTCTACCATTGAGGCCAATTCTCGTTTCTTTGATAAGATCGAAGATGTACCAACCCAAGCCATTTCGATGGGGATTGCCAATATCTTAGCTGCGAAATCAATTGTCTTGTTTGCTTATGGGGAATCAAAAGCCCAAGCAATCAAAGGTACAGTAGAGGGTGAAAGGACAGAAAAAGTGCCAGCTAGTGCCCTTCAAGGACATCCAAATGTGACCATTATTGCGGATAAGGAAGCCTTGAGCTTGTTAAGTCGATAA
- a CDS encoding YfcC family protein, whose translation MSEKTKKGFKMPSSFSVLLIIIAIMAVLTWIIPAGQYKVDDAGAIIAGSYESVKAHPQGIWDVLMAPINAMLGKAPTSAAIDVAFFILMVGGFLGVVNETGTLDVGIASIVRKYKGREKMLILILMPLFALGGTTYGMGEETMAFYPLLVPVMMSVGFDSLTGVAIILLGSQIGCLASTLNPFATVIASDTAGISSASGLLLRVIFWIVLTGLSTYYVYRYADKVQKDPTKSLTYATREEDLKHFNVDSGEEIPSQMNKKQKRVLVVFISTFVIMVAGFIPFKDLGITFFNNFNESLHKIPVLGQLIGNTDALGTWYFPQTAMLFAFMGILVGIIYGLKEDKIISSFMNGAADLLSVALIVAVARGIQVIMNDGMITATILHWGEEGLKGLSSQLFIVLTYIFYLPMSFLIPSSSGLASATMGIMAPLGKFVNVPGSLIVTAYQSASGVLNLIAPTSGIVMGALALGRVDLSAWWKFMGKLVVAIVVITIALLLLGTVVPFLQ comes from the coding sequence ATGAGTGAAAAAACGAAAAAAGGATTTAAGATGCCTTCATCTTTTTCCGTATTGTTAATTATCATTGCTATTATGGCAGTGTTAACTTGGATTATTCCAGCTGGTCAATACAAGGTTGACGATGCAGGTGCTATCATTGCAGGTAGTTATGAATCTGTAAAAGCACATCCTCAAGGGATTTGGGATGTCTTGATGGCCCCAATCAATGCCATGCTTGGTAAAGCACCAACTAGTGCAGCGATTGACGTAGCCTTCTTCATCTTAATGGTCGGTGGTTTCCTTGGTGTTGTGAACGAAACAGGTACCCTTGATGTAGGGATTGCTTCTATCGTTCGTAAATACAAAGGCCGCGAAAAAATGTTGATTTTGATCTTGATGCCATTGTTTGCCCTTGGTGGTACAACTTATGGTATGGGTGAAGAAACCATGGCCTTCTATCCACTTCTTGTACCTGTTATGATGTCCGTTGGTTTTGACAGCTTGACAGGGGTAGCCATTATCCTTTTAGGATCACAAATCGGATGTTTGGCGTCAACATTGAACCCATTTGCGACAGTTATCGCATCTGATACTGCAGGTATCTCAAGTGCTTCAGGTCTCTTACTTCGTGTGATCTTCTGGATCGTATTGACAGGACTTAGCACATACTATGTATACCGTTATGCAGATAAGGTTCAAAAAGACCCAACCAAATCTCTCACCTATGCAACTCGTGAAGAAGATTTGAAACACTTCAATGTTGATAGTGGCGAAGAAATTCCTTCACAAATGAACAAGAAACAAAAACGTGTCTTGGTCGTCTTCATCTCAACATTCGTTATCATGGTTGCTGGATTTATCCCATTCAAAGATTTGGGTATTACATTCTTTAACAACTTTAACGAATCTCTCCATAAAATTCCAGTACTTGGTCAATTGATCGGTAACACAGATGCTCTTGGTACATGGTACTTCCCACAAACAGCTATGCTCTTTGCCTTCATGGGAATCCTCGTTGGTATCATTTATGGCTTGAAAGAAGATAAAATCATTTCATCTTTCATGAATGGTGCAGCTGACCTCTTGAGTGTTGCTCTTATCGTAGCGGTAGCACGTGGTATCCAAGTCATCATGAACGACGGTATGATCACTGCGACAATTCTTCACTGGGGTGAAGAAGGACTTAAAGGTCTTTCATCTCAATTGTTCATTGTCTTGACTTACATTTTCTACTTGCCAATGTCATTCTTGATCCCATCATCATCTGGTCTTGCCAGTGCAACAATGGGTATCATGGCACCTCTTGGTAAATTCGTCAATGTACCAGGTAGCTTGATTGTCACAGCTTACCAATCTGCATCTGGTGTCTTGAACTTGATCGCACCAACTTCAGGTATCGTAATGGGAGCTCTTGCTCTTGGACGTGTTGACTTGAGTGCATGGTGGAAATTCATGGGTAAATTGGTCGTAGCGATTGTTGTGATCACCATTGCCCTTCTTCTACTAGGAACTGTGGTTCCATTCTTGCAATAG